Proteins from one Salmonella bongori NCTC 12419 genomic window:
- the adrA gene encoding diguanylate cyclase AdrA yields the protein MFPKIMNDENFYRKAVERAVAPPASQNEQQRSGLRFARRIRLPRAVGLGGMFLPVAAVLVSQPLGGGWWLLLVGWTFVWPHLAWQLAAKARDPLSREIYNLKADAILAGMWIALMGVNLLPAAALLMMMCMNLMGAGGPRLFFAGMALLWASCLVTLQLTGLPVATRSSSLEVTLSLPVIVLYPLLFAWVSYQTAIKLAEHKRRLQAMSSRDGMTGVYNRQHWEILLRDEFDHCRRHHREATLLIIDIDHFKSINDTWGHDVGDEAIIALTRQLQLTLRGSDIIGRFGGDEFAVIMCGTPADSAITAMSRVHERLNTLRLPGAPQVVLRISVGVAPLTPQIGHYREWLKSADMALYKAKNAGRNRTEVAA from the coding sequence ATGTTCCCAAAAATAATGAATGATGAAAATTTTTACAGAAAAGCGGTCGAACGGGCTGTAGCGCCGCCAGCTTCTCAGAATGAACAGCAACGCTCCGGATTGCGCTTTGCCCGGCGTATCCGGCTACCGCGTGCGGTGGGGTTAGGAGGCATGTTTTTACCGGTCGCTGCTGTGTTAGTGTCGCAGCCGCTCGGTGGTGGATGGTGGCTGTTGCTGGTTGGCTGGACTTTTGTCTGGCCGCATCTGGCGTGGCAATTGGCAGCGAAAGCGCGCGATCCGCTAAGCCGGGAAATTTACAATTTAAAAGCGGATGCGATTCTCGCTGGTATGTGGATCGCACTAATGGGCGTCAATCTGTTGCCTGCTGCCGCGCTGTTAATGATGATGTGCATGAATTTAATGGGCGCTGGTGGGCCGAGACTGTTTTTTGCCGGGATGGCGCTTTTGTGGGCGTCATGTCTGGTGACGTTGCAGCTCACCGGGTTACCCGTCGCGACACGGAGTTCGTCACTGGAAGTCACGCTCTCTTTACCGGTTATTGTGCTGTATCCCCTCTTGTTTGCCTGGGTGAGTTATCAGACAGCCATTAAATTAGCGGAACATAAGCGACGACTGCAGGCAATGAGTTCCCGGGATGGCATGACCGGTGTCTATAACCGACAGCACTGGGAAATTTTATTACGCGATGAGTTCGATCATTGCCGACGCCATCATCGGGAAGCGACATTATTGATTATCGATATTGATCATTTTAAGAGCATTAACGATACCTGGGGGCATGATGTTGGGGATGAGGCGATTATCGCTCTGACGCGCCAGTTACAGTTAACGCTACGCGGGAGCGACATTATCGGGCGCTTCGGCGGCGACGAGTTTGCGGTGATTATGTGCGGAACACCGGCAGACAGCGCGATTACCGCCATGTCGCGAGTGCATGAACGGTTAAACACATTACGCTTGCCTGGCGCGCCACAGGTAGTACTACGTATCAGCGTGGGCGTGGCGCCATTAACGCCACAAATCGGTCATTACCGGGAATGGCTTAAATCTGCGGACATGGCGCTTTATAAAGCAAAGAATGCCGGACGTAACCGCACCGAAGTGGCGGCATGA
- the rdgC gene encoding recombination-associated protein RdgC — translation MLWFKNLMVYRLSRDISLRAEEMEKQLASMTFTPCGSQDMAKMGWVPPMGAHSDALTHTANGQIIICARKEEKILPSPVIKQALEAKIQKLEADQGRKLKKTEKDALKDEVLHSLLPRAFSRFSQTMMWIDTVNGLIMVDCASAKKAEDTLALLRKSLGSLPVVPLALENPIELTLTEWVRSGTVAQGFQLLDEAELKAMLEDGGVIRAKKQDLVSDEIAVHIEAGKVVTKLALDWQQRIQFVICDDGSIKRLKFCDELRDQNEDIDRDDFAQRFDADFILMTGELAALIQNLVEGLGGEAQR, via the coding sequence ATGCTGTGGTTCAAAAATTTAATGGTTTACCGTCTTAGCCGCGATATCTCGTTGCGCGCCGAAGAGATGGAGAAACAGCTCGCCTCAATGACGTTTACCCCATGCGGTAGCCAGGATATGGCCAAAATGGGCTGGGTTCCGCCGATGGGCGCTCACAGCGATGCGTTAACGCACACCGCCAATGGCCAAATTATTATTTGTGCGCGCAAAGAAGAGAAAATCCTGCCATCGCCGGTGATTAAGCAGGCGCTGGAAGCGAAAATCCAGAAACTGGAAGCTGATCAGGGGCGCAAGCTGAAGAAAACGGAAAAAGACGCCCTGAAAGATGAAGTACTGCACTCCTTGCTGCCGCGCGCATTCAGCCGCTTTAGTCAGACGATGATGTGGATTGATACCGTTAACGGTCTGATTATGGTTGACTGCGCCAGCGCGAAAAAAGCAGAGGATACCCTGGCGCTGCTGCGTAAAAGTCTCGGTTCACTGCCGGTCGTCCCGCTGGCGCTGGAAAATCCGATTGAGCTGACGCTCACCGAATGGGTGCGCTCCGGCACTGTCGCGCAGGGTTTCCAGTTACTGGATGAAGCCGAATTAAAAGCGATGCTGGAAGATGGCGGCGTAATCCGTGCGAAAAAGCAGGATCTGGTCAGTGACGAAATTGCCGTACATATTGAAGCGGGTAAAGTGGTCACAAAACTGGCGCTCGACTGGCAGCAGCGCATTCAGTTCGTGATATGCGACGACGGCTCTATTAAACGGCTGAAATTTTGCGATGAACTGCGTGATCAGAATGAAGATATCGACCGGGACGATTTCGCCCAGCGTTTCGACGCGGACTTTATTCTGATGACCGGCGAACTGGCGGCTCTGATTCAAAACCTGGTGGAAGGATTAGGCGGCGAAGCACAACGCTGA
- the mak gene encoding fructokinase, whose product MRIGIDLGGTKTEVIALDDAGEQRFRHRLPTPREDYQQTIETIAALVDMAEQATGQTGSVGIGIPGSISPYTGVVKNANSTWLNGQPFDKDMSRRLNREVRLANDANCLAVSEAVDGAAAGAQTVFAVIIGTGCGAGVALNGRAHIGRNGTAGEWGHNPLPWMDEDEWRYREEIPCYCGKQGCIETFISGTGFTTDYQRLGGKQLKGDEIIHLVKEQDAVAELALSRYERRLAKALAHVVNILDPDVIVLGGGMSNVKRLYSTVPSLMKSFVFGGECETPVRKAQHGDSSGVRGAAWLWPLA is encoded by the coding sequence GTGCGTATTGGTATCGATTTAGGCGGCACAAAAACGGAAGTCATTGCGCTGGATGATGCAGGAGAGCAGCGGTTTCGCCATCGTCTGCCTACGCCGCGGGAGGATTATCAGCAAACGATAGAAACCATTGCTGCGCTGGTCGACATGGCGGAACAGGCGACCGGCCAGACCGGTAGTGTCGGCATTGGCATTCCTGGGTCTATCTCGCCTTACACTGGTGTTGTAAAAAATGCCAACTCTACGTGGCTTAACGGCCAACCGTTCGATAAAGATATGAGCCGTCGCCTGAACCGCGAGGTGCGTTTGGCCAACGATGCCAATTGTCTGGCGGTCTCAGAGGCGGTAGACGGTGCGGCGGCAGGAGCGCAAACGGTGTTTGCGGTGATTATCGGCACCGGGTGCGGCGCGGGCGTAGCGCTAAATGGCCGGGCGCACATCGGCCGCAACGGTACGGCAGGCGAATGGGGCCATAATCCGCTGCCGTGGATGGATGAAGACGAGTGGCGTTACCGCGAAGAAATCCCGTGTTATTGCGGTAAACAAGGCTGTATCGAAACCTTTATTTCTGGTACGGGGTTTACCACGGATTACCAGCGTTTGGGCGGTAAGCAACTAAAAGGTGATGAAATTATTCATCTGGTTAAGGAGCAGGATGCGGTGGCGGAACTGGCGTTAAGCCGTTATGAGCGACGGCTGGCGAAAGCGTTAGCCCACGTGGTGAATATTCTTGATCCGGATGTGATTGTGCTGGGTGGAGGCATGAGCAACGTTAAACGCCTGTACAGCACGGTGCCTTCATTGATGAAATCGTTTGTTTTTGGCGGCGAATGCGAGACGCCGGTGCGTAAGGCGCAGCATGGCGATTCAAGCGGCGTGCGCGGCGCGGCCTGGTTATGGCCTCTGGCGTAA
- the proC gene encoding pyrroline-5-carboxylate reductase has protein sequence MEKKIGFIGCGNMGKAILGGLIASGQVLPGQIWVYTPSPDKVTALHDQYGINAAQSAQEVAQVADIVFGAVKPGIMIKVLSEITSSLNKDSLVVSIAAGVTLEQLARALGHDRKIIRAMPNTPSLVNTGMTSVTPNALVTPEDTADVLNIFRCFGEAEVIAEPMIHPVVGVSGSSPAYVFMFIEAMADAAVLGGMPRAQAYKFAAQAVMGSAKMVLETGKHPGELKDMVCSPGGTTIEAVRVLEERGFRAAVIEAMTKCMEKSEALSKS, from the coding sequence ATGGAGAAGAAAATCGGTTTTATTGGCTGCGGTAATATGGGTAAGGCTATTCTTGGCGGACTCATTGCCAGCGGTCAGGTGCTTCCCGGTCAGATCTGGGTCTACACCCCTTCCCCCGATAAAGTTACCGCCCTGCATGACCAGTATGGTATTAATGCGGCGCAAAGCGCGCAGGAAGTTGCCCAGGTCGCGGATATTGTTTTCGGCGCGGTAAAACCGGGCATTATGATAAAGGTACTGAGTGAAATTACCTCCAGCCTGAACAAAGATTCTCTGGTTGTCTCCATCGCCGCAGGCGTAACGCTTGAACAACTTGCGCGTGCTCTGGGCCACGACCGTAAAATTATCCGCGCCATGCCGAATACGCCGTCGCTGGTTAACACCGGCATGACCTCGGTAACACCGAATGCGCTGGTGACGCCGGAGGATACGGCCGATGTACTGAATATTTTCCGTTGCTTTGGCGAAGCGGAAGTAATCGCTGAACCCATGATCCACCCGGTAGTTGGCGTGAGCGGTTCATCTCCGGCCTATGTCTTTATGTTCATCGAAGCGATGGCGGATGCCGCCGTTCTGGGCGGTATGCCGCGCGCTCAGGCGTATAAATTTGCTGCGCAGGCAGTCATGGGATCGGCGAAAATGGTACTTGAGACGGGAAAACATCCCGGAGAGCTGAAAGATATGGTGTGCTCGCCTGGCGGAACGACGATTGAAGCCGTACGCGTTCTGGAAGAACGAGGTTTCCGCGCCGCGGTAATTGAAGCGATGACGAAGTGTATGGAAAAATCAGAGGCGCTCAGTAAATCCTGA
- the yaiA gene encoding protein YaiA, producing MPTRPPYPREAYIVTIEKGVPGQTVTWYQLRADHPKPDSLISEHPTAEEAMDAKKRYEDPDKS from the coding sequence ATGCCAACCAGACCACCTTACCCGCGGGAAGCGTATATCGTCACCATTGAAAAAGGCGTGCCGGGCCAGACGGTGACATGGTATCAGCTACGGGCTGACCATCCGAAACCTGATTCGCTCATTAGCGAGCATCCGACCGCAGAAGAAGCGATGGATGCGAAAAAACGTTATGAAGACCCGGATAAATCATAG
- the psiF gene encoding phosphate starvation-inducible protein PsiF, whose amino-acid sequence MKITLLVTLLFGLVFLTTVGAAEKPLTPQQQRMTTCNQQATAQALKGDARKTYLSDCLKNSKSAPGEKSLTPQQQKMRECNLQATEQSLKGDDRSKFMSACLKKAA is encoded by the coding sequence ATGAAAATAACATTACTGGTGACTTTACTTTTTGGTCTGGTCTTTTTAACTACCGTCGGCGCTGCCGAGAAACCGTTAACCCCGCAACAGCAGCGCATGACTACCTGTAATCAACAGGCGACAGCGCAGGCGTTGAAAGGCGATGCACGTAAGACTTACCTCAGTGACTGTCTGAAAAATAGTAAGTCAGCCCCAGGTGAGAAAAGCCTGACACCACAACAACAGAAAATGCGTGAATGTAATCTCCAGGCGACGGAGCAGTCGCTGAAAGGCGACGATCGCAGCAAGTTTATGAGCGCTTGCCTGAAAAAAGCGGCGTAG
- a CDS encoding AroM family protein, protein MSASLAILTIGVVPMSEVLPLLTEYIDEQHITHHSLLGKMSREDVMADYAVEPGDDPLLTLLNDNQIAHVSRQKVERDLQGVVEVLDNQGYDVIILMSTAAIKSMAARNSILLEPLRIIPPLVASIVDGHQVGVIVPVAELLAAQEKKWQVLQMPPVYSLANPVHGTEQQLIDAGQALLDQGADVIMLDCLGFHQRHRDILQKALDVPVLLSNVLIARLASELLV, encoded by the coding sequence ATGAGTGCGTCGTTGGCAATCCTCACAATCGGCGTTGTGCCAATGAGCGAAGTGTTACCGCTCCTGACGGAATACATCGACGAACAACACATTACCCATCACAGCCTGTTGGGTAAAATGAGCCGGGAAGACGTTATGGCGGATTATGCCGTGGAGCCCGGCGACGATCCGCTCCTGACATTGTTGAATGATAATCAGATAGCCCATGTTTCCCGCCAGAAAGTGGAGCGCGATTTACAAGGTGTCGTCGAAGTGCTGGATAACCAGGGCTACGATGTCATTATATTGATGAGTACCGCCGCGATTAAAAGTATGGCCGCCCGCAATTCTATTTTGCTTGAGCCGCTGCGTATTATTCCACCGTTGGTTGCCTCTATTGTGGATGGACATCAGGTGGGTGTTATTGTGCCAGTGGCGGAGCTTCTGGCGGCTCAGGAGAAAAAATGGCAGGTATTGCAAATGCCGCCAGTTTATTCACTGGCGAATCCGGTTCACGGGACGGAGCAACAGCTCATTGATGCCGGACAGGCACTTTTGGATCAAGGTGCGGACGTCATCATGCTTGATTGTCTGGGGTTTCATCAACGACATCGGGATATCTTGCAGAAAGCGCTGGACGTGCCGGTTTTACTCTCTAATGTTTTGATTGCGCGATTGGCTTCAGAACTCCTTGTTTAA
- the iraP gene encoding anti-adapter protein IraP — MKNLIAELLLKLAQKEEESKELVAQVEALEIIVTAMLRNMAQSEQQKLISQVEGALEDVKPDASVPDNDTELLRQYVKKLLKHPRH, encoded by the coding sequence ATGAAAAATCTCATAGCAGAGTTGTTGCTTAAGCTGGCCCAAAAAGAAGAAGAGTCGAAAGAACTGGTTGCTCAGGTAGAAGCGTTAGAGATTATCGTCACAGCGATGTTACGTAACATGGCGCAAAGCGAGCAACAAAAGTTGATAAGTCAGGTAGAGGGGGCGCTTGAAGACGTAAAGCCGGATGCCAGCGTTCCTGATAACGATACGGAATTGCTGCGCCAGTATGTAAAAAAGTTGCTGAAACACCCCCGGCACTAA
- the ppnP gene encoding pyrimidine/purine nucleoside phosphorylase — MLQSNEYFSGKVKSIGFTSSSTGRASVGVMAEGEYTFGTAEPEEMTVVSGALKVLLPGTVDWKVYTAGEVFNVPGHSEFHLQVAEPTSYLCRYL; from the coding sequence ATGCTACAAAGCAACGAATACTTTTCCGGGAAAGTAAAATCGATTGGATTTACCAGCAGCAGCACCGGCCGGGCCAGTGTCGGTGTGATGGCAGAAGGGGAGTATACCTTTGGCACCGCTGAGCCTGAGGAAATGACAGTCGTAAGCGGCGCACTGAAGGTCCTGCTGCCAGGGACTGTCGACTGGAAAGTGTACACGGCGGGTGAGGTGTTTAACGTGCCGGGTCACAGCGAGTTCCATCTCCAGGTTGCTGAGCCTACGTCATATCTGTGCCGCTATTTGTAA
- a CDS encoding extensin-like domain-containing protein, whose protein sequence is MLKGFKKGGRVKGKGFLIIVLLGGISGLGYRYLPSYYNPFAPLQLSDPPGLITTFKLQRLTPAQCQELLTAANQQGIISSQPVADSAGECPLTHVVRVRDFGQVKLSSSFLASCPLALSSALFVEQQAKPLTKTLMKQRLARIEHLGSYACRNIYHRPDARRSEHASAQALDISGFQLSNGQKITVLRGWKNEETGPWLRALLNASCHYYGNGLGPDYNAAHANHFHLGMRGYGVCR, encoded by the coding sequence ATGCTTAAGGGATTTAAGAAAGGAGGCCGTGTGAAAGGTAAGGGTTTTCTGATTATTGTGCTGCTGGGCGGCATTAGCGGACTGGGATATCGTTATCTTCCCTCTTATTATAATCCTTTTGCCCCGTTACAACTTTCCGATCCGCCAGGCCTGATCACGACCTTCAAACTACAGCGCCTTACACCAGCGCAATGCCAGGAACTCCTGACCGCGGCCAATCAACAGGGGATAATCTCATCACAGCCTGTTGCAGATAGCGCTGGCGAATGCCCATTAACCCATGTTGTGCGCGTCAGAGATTTTGGTCAGGTTAAATTGAGTAGCAGTTTTTTAGCCTCCTGCCCGTTGGCGCTGAGCTCCGCGCTGTTCGTTGAACAGCAGGCAAAACCTTTAACAAAAACCTTGATGAAACAGCGCCTGGCCCGAATCGAACATCTGGGCAGCTACGCCTGCCGTAATATTTATCACCGTCCGGATGCACGCCGTAGCGAACATGCCAGTGCACAAGCGCTGGATATTAGCGGGTTTCAGTTGTCGAATGGCCAAAAAATTACCGTGCTGCGAGGCTGGAAGAATGAGGAGACGGGCCCCTGGCTGCGCGCCTTGCTCAACGCCAGCTGCCATTATTATGGCAATGGGCTTGGGCCTGACTATAACGCCGCCCATGCCAACCATTTCCATCTTGGAATGCGTGGTTATGGCGTGTGTCGTTAA
- the ddlA gene encoding D-alanine--D-alanine ligase gives MAKLRIGIVFGGKSAEHEVSLQSAKNIVEAIDKTRFDVVLLGIDKAGQWHVNDAENYLQNADDPAHIALRPSEMSLAQVPGKHEHQLINAQNGQPLPTVDVIFPIVHGTLGEDGSLQGMLRVANLPFVGSDVLSSAACMDKDVAKRLLRDAGLNIAPFITLTRTNRHAFSFAEVESRLGLPLFVKPANQGSSVGVSKVANEAQYHQAVALAFEFDHKVVVEQGIAGREIECAVLGNDRPQASTCGEIVLNSEFYAYDTKYIDDNGAQVVVPAQIPSEVNDKIRAIAIQAYQTLGCAGMARVDVFLTADNEVVINEINTLPGFTNISMYPKLWQASGLSYTDLISRLIELALERHTADNALKRTM, from the coding sequence ATGGCGAAATTGCGGATAGGAATAGTATTTGGTGGTAAATCAGCAGAACATGAAGTGTCTTTGCAATCGGCGAAAAATATCGTTGAGGCAATAGATAAAACTCGCTTTGACGTAGTGCTATTAGGGATAGATAAAGCGGGACAGTGGCATGTTAACGATGCGGAAAATTATTTACAGAATGCCGACGATCCGGCACATATCGCGCTACGCCCTTCGGAAATGAGTCTTGCCCAGGTGCCAGGCAAACATGAGCACCAATTGATCAACGCCCAGAACGGTCAGCCGCTACCGACGGTAGATGTGATTTTCCCCATCGTCCACGGTACGTTAGGTGAAGACGGCTCATTGCAAGGCATGCTACGCGTCGCAAACTTACCGTTTGTCGGTTCAGACGTCCTGAGTTCCGCGGCCTGCATGGATAAAGACGTTGCCAAACGACTGCTGCGCGATGCAGGTCTGAATATCGCCCCGTTTATTACCCTCACCCGAACGAATCGTCACGCGTTTAGTTTTGCCGAGGTTGAATCCCGTCTGGGCCTGCCGCTGTTCGTTAAACCTGCCAACCAGGGATCTTCGGTCGGTGTCAGTAAAGTCGCCAATGAAGCGCAGTACCATCAGGCGGTCGCGCTGGCCTTCGAATTCGATCATAAAGTTGTAGTCGAACAAGGGATCGCTGGCCGCGAGATCGAATGCGCCGTATTAGGTAACGATCGCCCGCAGGCCAGTACCTGTGGTGAAATCGTGCTGAATAGCGAATTTTACGCCTACGATACTAAATACATTGATGATAATGGCGCTCAGGTTGTGGTACCGGCGCAAATACCTTCCGAGGTGAACGACAAGATCCGCGCGATCGCGATTCAGGCTTATCAGACGCTGGGCTGCGCAGGTATGGCGCGTGTCGATGTCTTTTTAACGGCAGATAATGAGGTGGTGATCAACGAGATCAATACGCTGCCTGGTTTTACCAATATCAGCATGTATCCAAAACTCTGGCAGGCGAGCGGACTGAGTTATACTGATTTGATCAGCCGCCTGATTGAACTGGCGCTGGAACGCCATACGGCGGATAACGCCTTAAAAAGGACGATGTAA
- the aroL gene encoding shikimate kinase AroL — MMQPLYLVGPRGCGKTTIGLALAQATGFRFADTDRWLQSHVQMTVADIVEKEGWEGFRARETAALEAVTAPSTVIATGGGIILTEYNRRYMHRVGVVIYLCAPVLTLVNRLEAEPDVDLRPTLTGKPLSEEVQEVLEQRDALYRETAHYIIDATKAPTQVVSEIMAALPPSTQRLQGDVYN, encoded by the coding sequence ATGATGCAACCTCTTTATCTTGTTGGCCCGCGGGGCTGTGGGAAAACGACCATCGGTTTGGCGCTGGCGCAGGCAACCGGTTTCCGGTTTGCGGATACCGATCGCTGGCTGCAATCCCATGTACAGATGACCGTTGCCGATATCGTCGAAAAAGAGGGCTGGGAAGGGTTTCGCGCCCGAGAAACGGCGGCTCTGGAAGCGGTAACCGCGCCTTCGACAGTCATTGCGACAGGGGGAGGTATTATTCTTACTGAATATAATCGCCGCTATATGCACCGCGTTGGCGTGGTGATTTATCTTTGCGCGCCGGTATTGACGCTCGTTAACCGGCTTGAGGCTGAGCCAGACGTTGATTTACGTCCGACCTTAACGGGAAAGCCATTGAGTGAAGAGGTTCAGGAAGTGCTTGAGCAACGTGACGCGCTGTACCGTGAAACGGCGCATTACATTATTGACGCTACGAAAGCGCCGACCCAGGTGGTGTCCGAAATTATGGCTGCGCTGCCGCCATCGACGCAACGGTTACAGGGAGATGTCTATAATTAA
- a CDS encoding multidrug efflux MFS transporter: MESWKVNLISVWFGCFFTGLAISQILPFLPLYISQLGVSSHEALSMWSGLTFSITFLISAIVSPMWGSLADRKGRKLMLLRASLGMAIAILLQALATHVWQLFLLRGIMGLTSGYIPNAMALVASQVPRERSGWALSTLSTAQISGVIGGPLMGGFVADHIGLRAVFLITAMLLVVSFLVTLFLIKEGVRPVIKKNERLSGKAVFASLPYPALVISLFFTTMVIQLCNGSISPILALFIKSMMPDSNNIAFLSGLIASVPGISALISAPRLGKLGDRIGTERILMATLICAVLLFFAMSWVTTPFQLGLLRFLLGFADGAMLPAVQTLLVKYSSDQITGRIFGYNQSFMYLGNVVGPLMGATVSAMAGFRWVFIATAAIVLINISQLTLALRRRRYAQKMKG, translated from the coding sequence ATGGAATCCTGGAAAGTTAATCTCATTTCCGTCTGGTTTGGCTGTTTTTTTACCGGGCTGGCAATCAGTCAAATCCTGCCTTTTTTACCCCTTTACATTTCCCAGCTAGGGGTCTCTTCCCATGAAGCCTTGTCAATGTGGTCCGGGTTAACGTTTAGTATTACGTTTTTGATTTCCGCCATTGTATCGCCGATGTGGGGCAGTCTGGCTGACCGAAAAGGGCGCAAATTGATGCTGTTGCGCGCGTCGCTTGGGATGGCGATTGCTATTTTGCTCCAGGCGCTCGCGACTCATGTCTGGCAGCTTTTCCTGTTGCGCGGAATCATGGGCCTGACGTCAGGCTATATTCCCAATGCTATGGCGCTGGTGGCCTCTCAGGTACCGCGCGAACGCAGCGGTTGGGCGCTCAGTACACTTTCTACCGCGCAGATTAGCGGCGTCATCGGCGGGCCGTTAATGGGCGGTTTTGTCGCGGATCATATTGGTCTGCGGGCGGTCTTTTTGATTACTGCCATGCTGTTGGTGGTGAGCTTTCTGGTTACGCTATTTTTAATTAAAGAAGGCGTGCGCCCAGTTATCAAAAAAAACGAACGTCTGAGCGGCAAAGCCGTTTTTGCGTCGTTACCGTATCCTGCGCTGGTGATCAGCTTGTTTTTTACTACAATGGTCATTCAGCTTTGTAATGGCTCCATCAGTCCAATCCTGGCGCTGTTTATTAAATCGATGATGCCAGACAGTAATAACATCGCCTTTCTTAGCGGGTTAATTGCCTCGGTGCCTGGTATATCCGCGCTTATCTCCGCGCCTCGTCTGGGAAAACTTGGCGACAGAATCGGCACCGAAAGAATTCTGATGGCCACGCTTATCTGCGCGGTGTTGCTTTTCTTCGCGATGTCCTGGGTCACTACGCCGTTCCAGTTGGGGCTGTTGCGTTTCTTATTGGGCTTTGCCGATGGTGCGATGCTACCTGCCGTACAAACGTTGTTAGTAAAATACTCCAGCGACCAGATTACCGGGCGTATTTTTGGCTATAACCAGTCGTTTATGTACCTGGGCAATGTGGTAGGGCCGTTGATGGGAGCGACGGTGTCAGCGATGGCCGGTTTTCGCTGGGTATTTATCGCCACGGCAGCGATTGTGTTGATTAACATTAGTCAGCTTACTCTGGCGTTACGTCGTCGGCGTTACGCGCAAAAAATGAAAGGGTAG
- a CDS encoding YaiI/YqxD family protein, protein MTIWVDADACPNVIKEILYRAAERMQLPLILVANQALRVPPSRFIRTLRVAAGFDVADNEIVRQCAAGDLVITADIPLAAEVMEKGAAALNPRGERYSDATIRERLTMRDFMDTLRASGVQTGGPNTLSPRDRQHFAAELDKWWLETQRKR, encoded by the coding sequence ATGACCATTTGGGTGGATGCGGACGCGTGTCCGAATGTCATTAAAGAGATTTTGTATCGCGCCGCTGAGCGGATGCAACTACCGCTTATTCTGGTGGCGAATCAGGCATTGCGCGTGCCGCCGTCACGTTTTATCCGTACGCTTCGCGTGGCTGCCGGCTTTGATGTCGCAGATAATGAAATAGTGCGGCAATGCGCAGCGGGGGATCTGGTGATCACTGCAGATATTCCACTCGCTGCTGAAGTGATGGAAAAAGGCGCTGCGGCCCTCAATCCCCGTGGAGAACGCTATAGCGACGCCACGATTCGCGAACGTCTGACGATGCGTGACTTTATGGACACGCTACGCGCCAGCGGCGTACAAACAGGGGGACCGAATACGCTTTCGCCGCGTGATCGGCAGCATTTTGCTGCCGAGCTGGATAAATGGTGGCTGGAAACTCAGCGTAAAAGATAA